From a region of the Pongo pygmaeus isolate AG05252 chromosome 5, NHGRI_mPonPyg2-v2.0_pri, whole genome shotgun sequence genome:
- the PPP2R5D gene encoding serine/threonine-protein phosphatase 2A 56 kDa regulatory subunit delta isoform isoform X1, whose protein sequence is MPYKLKKEKEPPKVAKCTAKPSSSGKDGGGDNTEERWGLATLLRLVSNFWLQAQPQPQPQPQPQAQSQPPSSNKRPSNSTPPPTQLSKIKYSGGPQIVKKERRQSSSRFNLSKNRELQKLPALKDSPTQEREELFIQKLRQCCVLFDFVSDPLSDLKFKEVKRAGLNEMVEYITHSRDVVTEAIYPEAVTMFSVNLFRTLPPSSNPTGAEFDPEEDEPTLEAAWPHLQLVYEFFLRFLESPDFQPNIAKKYIDQKFVLALLDLFDSEDPRERDFLKTILHRIYGKFLGLRAYIRRQINHIFYRFIYETEHHNGIAELLEILGSIINGFALPLKEEHKMFLIRVLLPLHKVKSLSVYHPQLAYCVVQFLEKESSLTEPVIVGLLKFWPKTHSPKEVMFLNELEEILDVIEPSEFSKVMEPLFRQLAKCVSSPHFQVAERALYYWNNEYIMSLISDNAARVLPIMFPALYRNSKSHWNKTIHGLIYNALKLFMEMNQKLFDDCTQQYKAEKQKGRFRMKEREEMWQKIEELARLNPQYPMFRAPPPLPPVYSMETETPTAEDIQLLKRTVETEAVQMLKDIKKEKVLLRRKSELPQDVYTIKALEAHKRAEEFLTASQEAL, encoded by the exons gcccagccgcagccccagccccagccccagccccaagccCAGTCTCAGCCACCGTCGTCCAACAAGCGTCCCAGCAATAGCACGCCACCCCCCACGCAGCTCAGCAAAATCAAGTACTCAGGGGGGCCCCAGATTGTCAAGAAGGAGCGACGGCAAAGCTCCTCCCGCTTCAACCTCAGCAAGAATCGGGAGCTGCAGAAGCTTCCTGCCCTGAAAG ATTCGCCAACCCAGGAGCGGGAGGAGCTGTTTATCCAGAAGCTACGCCAGTGCTGTGTCCTCTTTGACTTCGTGTCAGACCCACTCAGTGACCTCAAATTCAAGGAGGTGAAGCGGGCAGGACTCAACGAGATGGTGGAGTACATCACCCATAGCCGTGATGTTGTCACTGAGGCCATTTACCCTGAGGCTGTCACCATG TTTTCAGTGAACCTCTTCCGGACGCTGCCACCTTCGTCGAATCCCACAGGGGCTGAGTTTGACCCAGAGGAAGATGAGCCCACCCTGGAAGCTGCTTGGCCACATCTCCAG CTCGTGTATGAGTTCTTCTTACGTTTCCTTGAGTCTCCTGATTTCCAGCCAAACATAGCCAAGAAGTACATCGACCAGAAGTTTGTACTTGCT CTCCTAGACCTATTTGACAGTGAGGATCCTCGAGAGCGAGACTTCCTCAAGACCATTTTGCATCGCATCTATGGCAAGTTTTTGGGGCTCCGGGCTTATATCCGTAGGCAGATCAACCACATCTTCTACAG GTTCATCTATGAGACGGAGCATCACAACGGGATTGCTGAGCTCCTGGAGATCCTGGGCAG CATCATCAATGGCTTTGCCCTGCCCCTTAAAGAAGAGCACAAGATGTTCCTCATCCGtgtcctgcttccccttcacaaGGTCAAGTCCCTGAGTGTCTACCACCCTCAG CTGGCATACTGTGTGGTACAATTCCTGGAGAAGGAGAGCAGTCTGACTGAGCCG gtaattgtgggacttctcaAGTTTTGGCCCAAGACCCACAGCCCCAAGGAGGTGATGTTCTTGAATGAGCTGGAGGAGATTCTGGACGTCATTGAACCTTCCGAGTTCAGCAAAGTGATGGAACCCCTCTTCCGCCAGTTGGCCAAGTGCGTCTCTAGCCCCCATTTCCAG GTGGCAGAGCGTGCTCTCTATTACTGGAACAATGAGTACATCATGAGCCTGATAAGTGACAATGCTGCCCGAGTCCTCCCCATCATGTTCCCTGCACTCTACAGGAACTCCAAGAGCCACTGGAACAA GACAATCCATGGGCTGATCTACAATGCCCTGAAGCTGTTTATGGAAATGAATCAGAAGCTGTTTGATGACTGCACACAACAATACAAGGCAGAGAAGCAGAA GGGCCGGTTCCGaatgaaggaaagggaagagatgtGGCAAAAAATCGAAGAGCTGGCCCGGCTTAATCCCCAG TATCCCATGTTCCGAGCCCCTCCACCACTGCCCCCTGTGTACTCGATGGAGACAGAGACCCCTACAGCTGAGGACATCCAGCTTCTGAAGAGGACTGTGGAGACTGAGGCTGTTCAG ATGCTAAAAGACATCAAGAAGGAGAAAGTGCTGCTGCGGAGGAAGTCGGAGCTGCCCCAGGACGTGTACACCATCAAGGCACTGGAGGCGCACAAGCGGGCGGAAGAGTTCCTAACTGCCAGCCAGGAGGCTCTCTGA
- the PPP2R5D gene encoding serine/threonine-protein phosphatase 2A 56 kDa regulatory subunit delta isoform isoform X3 produces MPYKLKKEKEPPKVAKCTAKPSSSGKDGGGDNTEERWGLATLLRLVSNFWLQAQPQPQPQPQPQAQSQPPSSNKRPSNSTPPPTQLSKIKYSGGPQIVKKELFIQKLRQCCVLFDFVSDPLSDLKFKEVKRAGLNEMVEYITHSRDVVTEAIYPEAVTMFSVNLFRTLPPSSNPTGAEFDPEEDEPTLEAAWPHLQLVYEFFLRFLESPDFQPNIAKKYIDQKFVLALLDLFDSEDPRERDFLKTILHRIYGKFLGLRAYIRRQINHIFYRFIYETEHHNGIAELLEILGSIINGFALPLKEEHKMFLIRVLLPLHKVKSLSVYHPQLAYCVVQFLEKESSLTEPVIVGLLKFWPKTHSPKEVMFLNELEEILDVIEPSEFSKVMEPLFRQLAKCVSSPHFQVAERALYYWNNEYIMSLISDNAARVLPIMFPALYRNSKSHWNKTIHGLIYNALKLFMEMNQKLFDDCTQQYKAEKQKGRFRMKEREEMWQKIEELARLNPQYPMFRAPPPLPPVYSMETETPTAEDIQLLKRTVETEAVQMLKDIKKEKVLLRRKSELPQDVYTIKALEAHKRAEEFLTASQEAL; encoded by the exons gcccagccgcagccccagccccagccccagccccaagccCAGTCTCAGCCACCGTCGTCCAACAAGCGTCCCAGCAATAGCACGCCACCCCCCACGCAGCTCAGCAAAATCAAGTACTCAGGGGGGCCCCAGATTGTCAAGA AGGAGCTGTTTATCCAGAAGCTACGCCAGTGCTGTGTCCTCTTTGACTTCGTGTCAGACCCACTCAGTGACCTCAAATTCAAGGAGGTGAAGCGGGCAGGACTCAACGAGATGGTGGAGTACATCACCCATAGCCGTGATGTTGTCACTGAGGCCATTTACCCTGAGGCTGTCACCATG TTTTCAGTGAACCTCTTCCGGACGCTGCCACCTTCGTCGAATCCCACAGGGGCTGAGTTTGACCCAGAGGAAGATGAGCCCACCCTGGAAGCTGCTTGGCCACATCTCCAG CTCGTGTATGAGTTCTTCTTACGTTTCCTTGAGTCTCCTGATTTCCAGCCAAACATAGCCAAGAAGTACATCGACCAGAAGTTTGTACTTGCT CTCCTAGACCTATTTGACAGTGAGGATCCTCGAGAGCGAGACTTCCTCAAGACCATTTTGCATCGCATCTATGGCAAGTTTTTGGGGCTCCGGGCTTATATCCGTAGGCAGATCAACCACATCTTCTACAG GTTCATCTATGAGACGGAGCATCACAACGGGATTGCTGAGCTCCTGGAGATCCTGGGCAG CATCATCAATGGCTTTGCCCTGCCCCTTAAAGAAGAGCACAAGATGTTCCTCATCCGtgtcctgcttccccttcacaaGGTCAAGTCCCTGAGTGTCTACCACCCTCAG CTGGCATACTGTGTGGTACAATTCCTGGAGAAGGAGAGCAGTCTGACTGAGCCG gtaattgtgggacttctcaAGTTTTGGCCCAAGACCCACAGCCCCAAGGAGGTGATGTTCTTGAATGAGCTGGAGGAGATTCTGGACGTCATTGAACCTTCCGAGTTCAGCAAAGTGATGGAACCCCTCTTCCGCCAGTTGGCCAAGTGCGTCTCTAGCCCCCATTTCCAG GTGGCAGAGCGTGCTCTCTATTACTGGAACAATGAGTACATCATGAGCCTGATAAGTGACAATGCTGCCCGAGTCCTCCCCATCATGTTCCCTGCACTCTACAGGAACTCCAAGAGCCACTGGAACAA GACAATCCATGGGCTGATCTACAATGCCCTGAAGCTGTTTATGGAAATGAATCAGAAGCTGTTTGATGACTGCACACAACAATACAAGGCAGAGAAGCAGAA GGGCCGGTTCCGaatgaaggaaagggaagagatgtGGCAAAAAATCGAAGAGCTGGCCCGGCTTAATCCCCAG TATCCCATGTTCCGAGCCCCTCCACCACTGCCCCCTGTGTACTCGATGGAGACAGAGACCCCTACAGCTGAGGACATCCAGCTTCTGAAGAGGACTGTGGAGACTGAGGCTGTTCAG ATGCTAAAAGACATCAAGAAGGAGAAAGTGCTGCTGCGGAGGAAGTCGGAGCTGCCCCAGGACGTGTACACCATCAAGGCACTGGAGGCGCACAAGCGGGCGGAAGAGTTCCTAACTGCCAGCCAGGAGGCTCTCTGA
- the MEA1 gene encoding male-enhanced antigen 1 isoform X2, translating into MATVVLGGDTMGPERIFPNQTEELGPHQGPSEGTGDWSSEEPEEEQEETGSGPAGYSYQPLNQDPEQEEVELAPVGDGDVVADIQDRIQALGLHLPDPPLESEDEDEEGATALNNHSSIPMDPEHVELVKRTMAGVSLPAPGVPAWAREISDAQWEDVVQKALQARQASPAWK; encoded by the exons ATGGCAACAGTAGTTCTAGGAGGAGACACCATGGGCCCTGAGCGTATCTTCCCCAATCAGACTGAGGAACTGGGACCACATCAGGGCCCTTCAGAAGGCACTGGGGATTGGAGCAGTGAGGAGCCTGAGGAAGAGCAGGAGGAAACGGGGTCGGGCCCAGCTGGGTACTCCTACCAGCCCCTGAACCAAGATCCTGAACAAGAGGAGGTGGAACTGGCACCAGTGGGGGATGGAGATGTAGTTGCTGACATCCAGGATCGAATCCAG GCCCTGGGGCTTCATTTGCCAGACCCACCATTAGAGAgtgaagatgaagatgaggagGGAGCTACAGCGTTGAACAACCACAGCTCTATTCCCATGGACCCAG AACATGTAGAGCTGGTGAAAAGGACAATGGCTGGAGTAAGCCTGCCTGCCCCAGGGGTTCCTGCCTGGGCTCGGGAGATATCGGATGCCCAGTGGGAAGATGTGGTACAGAAAGCCCTCCAAGCCCGACAGGCATCCCCTGCCTGGAAGTGA
- the MEA1 gene encoding male-enhanced antigen 1 isoform X1 — protein sequence MGPEGHLSGAPARMATVVLGGDTMGPERIFPNQTEELGPHQGPSEGTGDWSSEEPEEEQEETGSGPAGYSYQPLNQDPEQEEVELAPVGDGDVVADIQDRIQALGLHLPDPPLESEDEDEEGATALNNHSSIPMDPEHVELVKRTMAGVSLPAPGVPAWAREISDAQWEDVVQKALQARQASPAWK from the exons CCCCTGCCCGGATGGCAACAGTAGTTCTAGGAGGAGACACCATGGGCCCTGAGCGTATCTTCCCCAATCAGACTGAGGAACTGGGACCACATCAGGGCCCTTCAGAAGGCACTGGGGATTGGAGCAGTGAGGAGCCTGAGGAAGAGCAGGAGGAAACGGGGTCGGGCCCAGCTGGGTACTCCTACCAGCCCCTGAACCAAGATCCTGAACAAGAGGAGGTGGAACTGGCACCAGTGGGGGATGGAGATGTAGTTGCTGACATCCAGGATCGAATCCAG GCCCTGGGGCTTCATTTGCCAGACCCACCATTAGAGAgtgaagatgaagatgaggagGGAGCTACAGCGTTGAACAACCACAGCTCTATTCCCATGGACCCAG AACATGTAGAGCTGGTGAAAAGGACAATGGCTGGAGTAAGCCTGCCTGCCCCAGGGGTTCCTGCCTGGGCTCGGGAGATATCGGATGCCCAGTGGGAAGATGTGGTACAGAAAGCCCTCCAAGCCCGACAGGCATCCCCTGCCTGGAAGTGA